In the Drosophila virilis strain 15010-1051.87 chromosome 4, Dvir_AGI_RSII-ME, whole genome shotgun sequence genome, GCTGAAGCTGCTCCGGCGCAAATACGCCCTGAGCCGAATGCGGGAGCAGCGCGGGCAGCGGATGCGGCGACAGCTGGCGCTGCGCACGGCGGAGCATCGCCTGCCGCTGATCAAGCGGCAATATGCCAGGCGGAGTCCACGCAGCCTGAAGAGCTTAGGCGGCACGGAAACCGCCGTTTCGGATCGGGAGACGGTCATCAAGCGTGGCTATGCCTTGCGCGAGCAGCCACAGGTCTTGGAGGAGCAGCAAAATGGCTGCGACTCGAATCATACCCTGCAGTCCGTGGGCAGCTTCAAGGGCTTTGACGATGTCGAGAATACGCATCTGTCGCCGAAGGCCAAGCTGCATGCGGACACGGAAACGGAGGTGGAACGGAATGTGGACAAGCAGCTGGAAGTACAGCGTTGGCTGCATCAGAGCACGGAGCAAGTGACCCCGCAAGAAGTGCCACAAGAAGTCACCCGCTTGAACTCAGCCGCTATCGCATCCGTCTCCTCCGCCTCCTCCTCGTCCTCTtcgtcctcctcctcctcttcgtCCTCGTCTGCCAGTTCGAGCAGCTCCTCGTCCAGCTCCagcacgagcagcagcagcagcggtggcAGCCGCTCCGGCGAAGAGAGCGACTTCAATGAGATGGCCGCGCTGGAGAAGGAGTTGTCGCTGCCCAAACCGacgccggagccggagccggcgctgttgcccagcagcagctgcgacagCCAGGCGCAAGTCTCCAACAATGACATAGCCAAGCTCAAGCAAATTCTGGAGAGCGATGACGACCtcgaggaggagcagcagccgcagcgggAGCAGGAGCGGTCCAACAACGTACCAAAGCTAAGTGACCTTAGTAAAATTGCCTTAAATAGTTCCTTAAAAGTTAGCGACTTAGTCATAAGTGAACCGGGTGTGTCCATGGAGGCGACGCCGCCGGTTACGCGCGAGCTGAGCGTCGAGGAGGCGCTGGCCGAGATGTATCAGCAAATAGGCGTCACCTCCGATGCGGACGAAACGGAAGATGAAACCGAAATTGTGGCCAAGCAGCTGGAAGGCGCCTCTGTCGCCGCCTCTGAAGCCAATGGACAGGATGTGCTGCTCATTAATCTCGCCGAGATTttcgacaacaacagcagcgatcTGTACGTGGTGCAATGCGACATGAACGAGAACATATTGGGCGTGGTAGCGGACGAACTGCAGCCGGAGCAGCAGGCTCAGCCGgaacaggagcaggagcaagTCAATACGCTGCAGCTGATCGAGCTGCTGGccgagccggagccggagccgcaGTTCATCCACCACGAGGAGGTGGTGCCGGACAACTACAAGAGATTCGAGCGCCGACAGTTCCTCAAGTATCTCCACGCCAAATATGTCCAGAACAATATCAGTCGCTTCTACCATGCCCAGCGCGTGCTCAAGAAGTACAGAAGGCGACGCCTGGCGAGGTCCAGGAAGACGCGCTGTTAACCAAAGATAGCtgcaacacacacaagcacacacacatacacacacacccgaaATCCCCCTCATCCTCCGGACCACTGGAAACGGGATTTGACGACAAAGTCGTCGGACTTGTCGTTCTCGCATGAAAAATCAACTTGGCGTGCCTAATGGATTAGaaatttgaattcaaattatccacacacacacacacccgcacacaccttcactaccacacacacacacccttaCACAtcccctcacacacacacacacacacatttcgaGAATCTCAAAAGACTTGTTTAtgtaaaatcaaattttttgtcattttttaatatgcatatacCCTATAAATATGAGCgcatataccctatatataaGCGTgcatataccctatatatatgctatatatataacttatttGAATAGTCTTTCgcttatttatattgtatatatacatatatgaaagcatagcaaaaacataatttctCAATGCAAATATGGGCACATCCAGCGCCAGGCATTAATATAATCATATGAAAAAAGGAATTGACTAAGGCAAGCCGAAGTTTGTATACCCTAACAGCTTTGGATCTCGTAATTTCCATTTATTTCGTCAAGAGAGCAAAGccaatttgcttttgtttaagCCTAAATTAGTTAGTTTCGTAATACAATTGATTTTATTGAGCTCTTTAGCCTAACAGACTCTCTCTTTAACTAATTGAAGATATATCCGATATAATATAATCTGCTGACTTTGCCATTGAATCGAGTTGAACAAAAATTTAGAGAAGGaaaagcaatttaattaatttctgatTTGTTGTGAACATGTGTTTTGCACGCTTTGCTTGCTTTACTCTAATGTTTCATTGCTCGCcgcttataattctcaacaagttaaAGCCGCGAAGGCATCAGAACTTGCTGCTGATGAATGAAAGTTTTCTTACCTTGAttaatttcttataaataatgattgattattgataaattgtttttgtttcacaTTACAATATCTACTCtgattaatttcatttaatttaatgttcAATGCTTTTCCTTAATAGTTTACCTGAGCTTTGTTACACATAATTTTGCGGATCCTTTCAGATACATAAGTTGAcacttttaattgatttgttttatGTTCACACTGGAATCTAGCCAGGACTTGCCCATATTTGTCACcctatatttaaatgttaagcatatagtttatatataattatatataaaaatactttagCTAATTGTGCAATATTTTGACATGCAATTAACgtgtttttaaattaattttaaaattacaaaCATTACAAATTCGAATCTCGTGCAGCTTAGTACCGGGCAGAGGGCGGGGGCGTACACctggcgtatacgcaattagCTACATATgtttacgtgtgtgtgtagatgtgcttgtgtgcgtgtgcgtgtgtgtgttggtgaaGCTCGCGTGCAATTAGGTTTTAAAATCGAGCGCATATGTCATTTCAGCCATATATTAATacttatctatatatacttataaatttgtatgagagcgagcgagacagagagaacacaaaatttatatatctgttttttttttttttttgttttattattatgtttttatcAGCTAAGTGTATCAGCATTTTAGTCGGTGCGGTTAAGTTTAAAGTGCCGCTCGTCAAAGGTCAAACAGCAGATAGCGAGAGATATACAGGTACAGCTACAGCCAGAGATATCGGAAGagatatacacatatatgatatatatatataccccaTGGTTAGTAGTATACTCGCGTATAcgaacgtgtgtgtgtgggggggggggtctGTTCCTTGCGTGTTGACACACAAATTGTGTGTAATTATGACCAGGTACAgcccttttttttctttttttatttcaagttGATGGCCATGTGGTTTTAAAAAGACCGAAAAAAAACAGCTAAGCAGCAATACGCCCCGTTTCCCAGCTGTATACCCTATTCGGTTAGGTTCAGAGCGAGCTTGATGCGCTGTCATTTATTTGTGCTTCTTCTAGCTTAAGctttatattttccataagCTTTCGATGTTtcttaaatatacaaaatgtaatGCGAATATTTTTAGACCAGGCCTCAGTCAAAtattgacacacacacacacacactgcagcCAAGCAGAGCATCTAGCAGTCGGCTTGCCTTGACTCTCGCATTCTTACTTAGTTTATCATCGTTTTGAAATAGTTGCCTTCGATTTAAGTTAAGATTTTCGCCAACTGCCTTTGTTCAATGAAGGCCACCAAAATGCAGCCTAgaccaaaaatataaaattaaacaaaaaaaaaaaaaaaaatcaacaagaagaagaagaagaggtatacaatatatatatagaacgaAAAACTGTTAGATTTAGATTGTTAGAGTAGCAATTGGTTCAGTTAGTTCTGTGCTTAGTTCAAgactttgtttttgctttagtGCAATTTATGTTAAGTTGGGAATTgttgaaaatataaacaaatataaatatatagacgtacgtatatatttaaataatatatattgatgtATTCATGTCTGGAAGACTCTTAAATGGCCTTGTTTTTCACAGAGAATcgtttacaaatatttactatatattatatatagtatatagaaaGCGATCCGGAACTGTAGATAAACCAAATGATTTGTTAATAGAATTCGCAATGCAGCTGCTATTTCGATATGCTATGGCTTATATAAGACTAGAACAGATCGGATATATATAGTTAACTTGCAAATTAGACTAAATAGAACAACAAATCTCTAGcgaaacatacacacattccaAAGGaccaaaaacaattaaaaacaaaaacaaaaaaaaccaaacactaagcaaatgttatttatataaaactataataattatatgatataaagAGGAAAAACTTTCGAGTACACGTTGttgtttattctttttttttttttaactccTCCAAAATtgtgcaatattttattgaaaaaaaaaaaagaaaagcaaatcaaattaaatagtttaatGTAATACGCTTAATTTTAGTACAAAAGCAAAtatcaaatgcaaaaatgcccactaaatgtaataatatttattatacttaCTACGACATGATCTATGCAAGCTGTAATATGTATGccccaaattaaaaatatatatagcaaagttatatttatatatgtacatcatCTAAATGTCCTTCACGCCCACATTCTCTatctaaatctatatatatatatatatgtgtaaattTAAATCTATAACTATTTATATGCCGTGTACATCTCGagagttttttgttcattaaTAGCCTTTTTTAGCCCCTAAGCATTATACGATATGTCCAAATtgtgactatatatatatatatatatatatatatacataattatatgTAAATCTGAGTGTCTTTTTGAgcgtatattaaaaaaaatattcaatatgtTAGATGGAAAAGTGAAAAAATCCACTACAAAACAATTGattgaaataaatgttttatgtaCATGttattgcaaaatgaaaaaaaacgtgtgtCTTATGCTTCCTATTTCTTCTTGCCAAATTGAAgaagaggccaaaccatgaacaaaaagctaaacttcgtgaaaatcggatgagatttggccgagttatggttATTTATATAGGTGCCGAAATATCtatctttgtgtgtgtgcgtttgtatgcgtgtgtgtgtatgtatgtatgtgtgtatgtgtgtgggcgtatgtgtgtaagtgtatgcatgcatgtatgtatgcatttgtgtacatatgtatgcatacgtGTTTGTTTTCTAATATCAAATGCAGAGCAAGCTCGTTTGGCGCTctgctgcaaatttaaataaaacgaattctGCCAAGTGCTctactcctcgattctcaaaagtTCAAGTAGGCTCTGCAGTTTTCATGCTTAGCTAGTAGTGtggtgcttttttttttggtgttttttttttttggtgtttttttttttggtgtttttttttggtgtttttttttggtgtttttttggtattttttggtatttttggtattttttgttttttttttggtatttttttttgtttttttttgtttatttttttttttgtgtatttttttttgtggtttttgtgtatttttttttgtggtttttgtgtatatgtacgtatgtacgtgtgtatgtgtgtatgtatgtatgtatgtatgtatgtatgtatgtatgtatgtatgtatgtatgtatgtatgtatgtatgtatgtatgtgtgtatgtatgtatgtatgtatgtatgtatgtatgtatgtatgtatgtatgtatgtatgtatgtatgtatgtatgtgtgtatgtatgtatgtatatatgtatgtatgtatgtatgtatgtatgtacgtatgtgtgtatgtttgcatgtatgcatgtatatgcatCAAGGAGGGATGCATTTTTCGGGAAGTGTGAAACGATTGGACGGTAATCAAagaagtttcatacaaacgtttttgcGATCTTTCCACACATGCGAGTGGAATTTCGCGGCACTCCATCTTAACGTGCGCATTCATCACATGAGGTAAGTacactaataataataacaaaaagttcacattttctttataataTAGCAATATATTGCGATTTTATTcgattgttttctttttttgtagaATTCAAAAATACAGCACAGTTCACAAATCTAGTATTTGCAGGCTAAAGTAAAAAACCAACTGGGTTTAGGTtgttctctcgctctcttcccctctccctctctctctctctctcacgctgTCGCTCTCTGCAACTCTTTGGTCTCTGTTTCTACTCGTACTTGTCGAAGTACCGCTTCTTCAGATCCGGCGGATAGGTGACATATATGTAGTGTTCATTCTGTCCACCCACCTCGCTCTGCACAATCTCGTGCGTGGAGGAGGAGCCACGCAACGATTGCTGCGAGGCGCCCACATGACGGTGTCGCGTGTCCAGCGGCCGCGGATGCGTATTGTAGTGACGCGACGGTTCACCGGAGACAACACCAGACGTGCTCACATTGCTCACCACGCTTGTGGCTATGGGCCGGCCGGAGCTATTTGTATAGTCGCGTCGGTCTAAAATGTCCTGTGGGTAGACCAGGCTGGTCGAGTGTCGATGCAGCGGCGTGTTGGCGTTGGATGACGAGCCCCCCACTTGCCGGCCGCCTGCCGACGAGCTGGTTGGCGTTCCCTGACCccccgccgccaccgccgacCCCGCCGCTGGACGCTGATCGGCGATGTACGTGTGACGCGGACTGTGCCGATGATATTGAACTGGTTCGGGGTACAATTCgcgcgcctgctgctgctgctgctgctgctgttgctgctgttgctggtagtagaactgttgctgctgctgctgttgctgctgtaggtCGGCAGTCCGACCAGGTGTCGCGCCGGcgtccagctgcagctcttgCTGGGTGGCATAGTCGTGCTGGTAGTGGTGCGAGGGATGGGGCATGTATATGCTGCCGCCGGGTCCGACGCCGGCATAGTGGTTGGCATTGATTGTCGTTTCTTCGGAGCTGAAACAAATGACTTGGGGTTGGCTCAATCTCAAATGGGCTGGGGGCTATTGCTGCGGCCGTGACACACTTACTCAAACAGTATCCAAATGATGTAGTAGCAGAAACAGATGCCCGTCGATAGAACGAATATGAGTATGACGATTAGACCCCAGGGAAAGGCACGTGGTTCCAGCGGGCCATCTTCCCAGTACCGATCGCATGTCAGATACCAGCAGACCGCCTTGTTCATCTCCTCCTCCATCTCCTTGAACGCCTGATCCGACATGGCCAGCAATAGGCCGCCAATGCAGCTGCGTAACAGCAGCTCGCAGCGTGCCTTCAGCTTGCTCAGCTCTTCCGGCTTGCAGTTGACACGCACCTTGGTCTGACCGTTGCCAGCGTCCGAGCTCTTGGCGGCATCCGGCTGACCGCTGCCCTCTCCGTCGCCGCTCTGTTCCGCCTCCGCTGTCGCGTTCTGCTTGGCCTCGGACGCCGGCGCGGCTTGTGCCGCACGCTTCAGATGCGTCTGACTCAACTCCTTTAGCTTCAGCAGCAGTTTCTCGCCGGCAGATTTGGGCTTCGCCGCTGAGCCTTCCTCGGCGCTGTTGGCATCTGCGGCCAATGGCTGCTCCTTGCTGGGACTTGGCTTCTCTTGGAGTAATTGACGATTTTGTACTTTAGCTGCACGTGTGGCACTCAATGTGGAAGTTCTGCAAGCAAATGGATCAGCAAACAATTCCATTGGATTATCTGAGACTTGCCTTGGTATTAAACTCAAGTATGCGGCATTCGCTTTGGCCAGTGCGGAGTTCTGACCCAGAGAGTCACCCCAAACTTCGATATCGGTGACAATGTGCTGATCCCCAAACTTCAGGCTAGAAGCGTCCTCCGTTTGGAATACCTCGCAGCGCATTATATCGCAAAAGTCGGCCAGGCAAACGGCGTCCTCTGCCTAAAAGGAGATTTACTTTAGAAGGATACGCTTTCCCAGTTAATCAGGCCTTACCTCATTGATGATGTGCTTGTGGCGCGTATCAAAGTGCAAGTCCAGATACTTTTCCTGATAGAAACTCTTGCCACAAAGCCGGCAGGTCCACTGTGTGGGCCGATCCCGCTGCTTCTCATCCTGACGCGGCGCAAACACATCTCTCAGCGGATGCAGCGGACACTCCAAGGGCAGCTTCACCTGCGCAAACCAGCTGCATCAGTACGGCtcttcttaatattattttgtttagcaacATTACCTGATGCTTATCCAATATGGGCGTCCACTTGGAGCGCACAATCTTGCGCACCAGACGGCTGTTATCTCGCGAGCAGAGTATCTTGATCACGTTGGACGGCGGCCATGGTATCAGCAACAGAATGAAGATCAGAAATTGCCTGGATGTCATCAAGTGGAGCGAGTGGACGAATGCAATCTGTAACGGTTGGGCTAATACAATGCGGATGTGGGCCAGGACCTACTGACCAACTGGCCAATTAATAACGAATGCCGCCCACTTAGTAGCCCTGGGCACGCAATTGCCGCCGGTTGCCACCCCTGGGCAGCCTGCCTGcttcttggtttttttttttgggtcagcTCAAGTAAAAGGGGCAACGCGCACAGAAAATCGATAAAGGAATGCGGTCGAGCGGGTGGAAGTGGGCTGGGGGATGGGGGGCTGGGGGactggcaggcaggcagttAAAGCCAAGCGTTACTTGGCTGCCCTTTTAAAATTGGCATCGAATAGCATAAGCACTCACCTTGAATTGATGTAGAATCAGGCGACATGCATtacatttatgcaatttattaTTGCTGCAAAATGGTTGCTCTTGAATTTTTAATCCAAATCTTGAGCAGTCCTTTTCTTTGAGGTTAGGTGCGCTTGTAACGGTACTGCCTGCCAAATGCAACCAAGCCACTGAAATGTTTACGATAAACTAACTCAAATTAACAGTTGTTAAGTAGCGTTTCTTttgtatatagttttttttttttttcattcgttctgtttttaattaaagctgcAGCGCCGTTGCTGAACGTCCGCACTGCTGAAAAATTCTGCGCTCTTTAACCCGCAGaccgcgcgctctctctcgcccCCCTTTCCCTCTCTATCTTACTCAAGCTCCAGCGCCTGTTTGTCCTGCGCCGAATTTAACAGCTGTTGGCCAGCGTTGCCAGAAAGTTGGCACAGCATACCCTGTACACGAGTCTGCATACCTTGCATACTCTCAGGCCTCACAAATaagacaatttttttttttttaatttaatgtaatttatttttcttttgttttttctgttcATGTTGCTACAGTCGTTTGTGGCTTGTGGAACGACCCcgaattgatatatattttacaattacTAGACTATGTTAAGGTTTTGCACACAACATCTACTGGCAACAAAAGTCTTCGACACCTACAATAAATACTACTTAAAGTATAGCCCTGGTTCAAGTCCGAACGATTCACAATCCATTGTAGATCCGATTTATGGACGACTGCTGGAGTATTTTCTTGAGCGCTGCAAAGAGAAACAATACAAGTTTAGAGGTGTTAACTTGGGATTCGGATTTGGTAGCCAACCTTCTTTGTCCTCCTCGGTCAAGTCTTGCTTGGGGAACTCCACATCGAATGTTATGTAAAGATTGCCCGTCAGATTGTTGTTCTCAAAGTTGGGCATGCCCTCGCCCTTCTTGCGTATGCGTGCGCCAGGCCAAGTGATTTTCTCGCGCGTCACGCTCACACTGTGCCCGTCCAGATGCTTAATCTCCATTGTAAAACCAATGAGTGCATCCTGCAGGCTAATGGTCACGTTTGTGTACAAATCGTCGGCCTTGCGCAGGAAACGTGCGTGTGGCATCTGCTGCACACGGACAATGAGATCGCCGGGCTCACCGTCAATATGGGGCTCACCCTCGGCTACGAAGCGTGTCTCCTGGCCATCGACCATGCCCTGTTCCACCTCAATCTCTAAGGTGCGCTCCTCGTTGACCAGCTTCACGTTGGGACACTCATCGCAAACGGTTTGCTGTATCATTTGGAAGCGTCCGGGACCCAAATTGCGGGTGACCATCTCCTGCCGGCAATTGCATTTGCGCGTGCCGGAGGCGGGCTTCATTACCGGCTTGTTGCGCACAATCTCCACAAAGTTGCCCGAGTAGAGCTCCTCGAGGGAGACATACAAGTTCATCACAATGTCTGCGCCACGGGGCGTATCATGCTGGTGCGGATCGCCGTTGCCAAAATGAAAGCCAAAATCGCCAAAGAAACTGGAGAAGGGATCGCCGCCATGGTCCATCATGCCCTCCTTCTTCAGGCATTCCTCGCCGCAGCGATCGTAGGTCTTCCTTTTGTCCGCATTCGAGAGCACCTCGTAGGCTGCGCCAAGATCCTGAAATTTGGTGGACGCATCCGGATCATCTTTGTTTTTGTCCGGATGCAGCTCCTTGGCCAGACGCCTGTACGCCTTCTTTATTTCATTTGTGTTGGCATTTCGCTTCACATTGAGAATCTTGTAGAAGTCTCGCCCCGCCAGCGCCTCGTCTATCAGGAGGAGCGCTAGCTGCACGAGTAGCAGGCCCTTGATTAGctgcattgtgtgtgt is a window encoding:
- the LOC6627775 gene encoding uncharacterized protein isoform X1, with the protein product MTSRQFLIFILLLIPWPPSNVIKILCSRDNSRLVRKIVRSKWTPILDKHQVKLPLECPLHPLRDVFAPRQDEKQRDRPTQWTCRLCGKSFYQEKYLDLHFDTRHKHIINEAEDAVCLADFCDIMRCEVFQTEDASSLKFGDQHIVTDIEVWGDSLGQNSALAKANAAYLSLIPRTSTLSATRAAKVQNRQLLQEKPSPSKEQPLAADANSAEEGSAAKPKSAGEKLLLKLKELSQTHLKRAAQAAPASEAKQNATAEAEQSGDGEGSGQPDAAKSSDAGNGQTKVRVNCKPEELSKLKARCELLLRSCIGGLLLAMSDQAFKEMEEEMNKAVCWYLTCDRYWEDGPLEPRAFPWGLIVILIFVLSTGICFCYYIIWILFDSEETTINANHYAGVGPGGSIYMPHPSHHYQHDYATQQELQLDAGATPGRTADLQQQQQQQQQFYYQQQQQQQQQQQQQARELYPEPVQYHRHSPRHTYIADQRPAAGSAVAAGGQGTPTSSSAGGRQVGGSSSNANTPLHRHSTSLVYPQDILDRRDYTNSSGRPIATSVVSNVSTSGVVSGEPSRHYNTHPRPLDTRHRHVGASQQSLRGSSSTHEIVQSEVGGQNEHYIYVTYPPDLKKRYFDKYE
- the LOC6627775 gene encoding uncharacterized protein isoform X2 → MTSRQFLIFILLLIPWPPSNVIKILCSRDNSRLVRKIVRSKWTPILDKHQVKLPLECPLHPLRDVFAPRQDEKQRDRPTQWTCRLCGKSFYQEKYLDLHFDTRHKHIINEAEDAVCLADFCDIMRCEVFQTEDASSLKFGDQHIVTDIEVWGDSLGQNSALAKANAAYLSLIPRTSTLSATRAAKVQNRQLLQEKPSPSKEQPLAADANSAEEGSAAKPKSAGEKLLLKLKELSQTHLKRAAQAAPASEAKQNATAEAEQSGDGEGSGQPDAAKSSDAGNGQTKVRVNCKPEELSKLKARCELLLRSCIGGLLLAMSDQAFKEMEEEMNKAVCWYLTCDRYWEDGPLEPRAFPWGLIVILIFVLSTGICFCYYIIWILFDHLFQLRRNDNQCQPLCRRRTRRQHIHAPSLAPLPARLCHPARAAAGRRRDTWSDCRPTAATAAAATVLLPATAATAAAAAAAGARIVPRTSSISSAQSASHVHRRSASSGGVGGGGGGSGNANQLVGRRPASGGLVIQRQHAAASTLDQPGLPTGHFRPTRLYK
- the shv gene encoding dnaJ homolog shv — encoded protein: MQLIKGLLLVQLALLLIDEALAGRDFYKILNVKRNANTNEIKKAYRRLAKELHPDKNKDDPDASTKFQDLGAAYEVLSNADKRKTYDRCGEECLKKEGMMDHGGDPFSSFFGDFGFHFGNGDPHQHDTPRGADIVMNLYVSLEELYSGNFVEIVRNKPVMKPASGTRKCNCRQEMVTRNLGPGRFQMIQQTVCDECPNVKLVNEERTLEIEVEQGMVDGQETRFVAEGEPHIDGEPGDLIVRVQQMPHARFLRKADDLYTNVTISLQDALIGFTMEIKHLDGHSVSVTREKITWPGARIRKKGEGMPNFENNNLTGNLYITFDVEFPKQDLTEEDKEALKKILQQSSINRIYNGL